From a region of the Chroicocephalus ridibundus chromosome 8, bChrRid1.1, whole genome shotgun sequence genome:
- the KIAA0040 gene encoding uncharacterized protein KIAA0040 homolog has translation MEQKISSFFNSILELIRTKHEEGVFNTVCLAVLMGLPFVVIIAFIFICCHCCFCSQVGESRKKGGTSSNGQMHAERNKKKKKKKKKDEEDLWISAQPKLLLLDKRPSLPI, from the coding sequence ATGGAGCAGAAGATCAGCTCTTTCTTTAATTCTATCTTGGAGCTCATCCGTACCAAGCATGAGGAAGGTGTCTTCAACACCGTGTGCCTGGCCGTGCTAATGGGTCTGCCCTTTGTTGTCATCATtgcattcattttcatttgctgccactgctgcttctgcagccaggtgggagaaagcaggaagaaaggTGGCACCAGCAGCAACGGGCAGATGCACGCGGagaggaacaagaagaaaaagaagaagaagaagaaggatgAAGAGGACCTGTGGATCTCTGCTCAACCCAAGCTGCTCTTGCTGGACAAGAGACCCTCCTTGCCCATCTAG